One stretch of Bremerella cremea DNA includes these proteins:
- a CDS encoding carboxypeptidase regulatory-like domain-containing protein, translating to MTANFRFREKHFRRQWGSLAWLIGLAALVGCNIGASPSASVDGAVTLNGKPIPDGSIVLVNDQGSIATAALQPDGSYSLKCPPGKYLVAVTPPPEPDPLAPKNVGPAPKRIDIPRSYLDVGTSGLIAEVKEGGNSFDFDLDSKFKGR from the coding sequence ATGACCGCGAATTTTCGATTTCGTGAGAAACACTTTCGCCGACAATGGGGATCGTTGGCTTGGTTGATCGGTTTGGCGGCACTCGTTGGCTGTAACATCGGGGCCTCTCCCTCGGCTTCGGTCGATGGAGCGGTAACATTAAACGGTAAGCCAATTCCCGACGGCTCGATTGTATTGGTCAACGACCAAGGCTCGATTGCTACGGCTGCGCTTCAGCCAGATGGTAGTTACTCGCTCAAGTGCCCTCCCGGCAAGTACCTTGTGGCCGTTACGCCTCCGCCTGAGCCCGATCCGCTGGCTCCAAAAAACGTGGGACCTGCACCTAAGCGAATAGACATTCCGCGATCTTACTTGGATGTCGGTACAAGTGGCCTTATCGCGGAGGTCAAAGAAGGAGGAAACAGTTTCGACTTCGATCTCGATTCCAAATTCAAGGGACGTTAA
- a CDS encoding GntR family transcriptional regulator has translation MSISNYIRDDLANRLRSGQDLPAQLTIGSLAELYEVSFTPVRTAIAELIHDGFLEKGPNRRLVVTSPLPTEVDKTGPVAAPAPPRDPYQEIVSDLVQLSLKGKTIYLREEVTAERYDISRSVIRNIFHRLTGEGILDHIPRRGWRLRAFRQDDLQAYIEVRESLELKALSLAFSRIDKKEVKRMLDANVYPTSAAQSPKIDESLHAYLIKLSGNSYIQDFFARQGRYYELLFSWEDHDRETAIETVRQHRAILAALLESNEHAARSALSYHILNNHPILSQIAEQSLALEEE, from the coding sequence ATGTCTATTTCCAATTACATCCGAGACGATTTAGCCAACCGCTTGCGGTCGGGGCAAGATTTGCCTGCTCAGCTAACCATTGGCTCACTGGCTGAGCTTTATGAAGTGAGTTTTACGCCGGTCCGCACGGCCATTGCCGAACTCATTCACGATGGCTTTCTGGAAAAAGGCCCCAATCGCCGTTTGGTGGTGACATCCCCGTTGCCGACAGAAGTTGACAAAACGGGGCCGGTTGCTGCGCCTGCTCCCCCGCGCGATCCCTATCAAGAAATCGTTAGCGATTTGGTCCAGCTCAGCCTTAAAGGGAAAACAATCTACCTCCGCGAGGAGGTAACCGCCGAGCGTTACGACATCAGTCGTTCCGTGATTCGCAATATCTTTCATCGTTTGACCGGCGAAGGAATTCTCGATCACATTCCGCGGCGAGGATGGCGGCTGAGGGCTTTTCGCCAAGATGATTTGCAGGCTTACATTGAGGTGCGAGAGTCTCTGGAGTTAAAAGCCTTGTCGTTGGCTTTTTCCCGAATCGATAAGAAAGAAGTCAAGCGGATGTTGGATGCCAACGTTTATCCAACCTCTGCAGCCCAGTCGCCGAAGATTGACGAGTCGTTGCATGCCTACTTAATCAAGCTTTCCGGCAACAGCTATATCCAAGACTTCTTCGCACGTCAGGGGCGATACTACGAACTGCTGTTTTCGTGGGAAGATCACGATCGCGAGACGGCCATCGAGACGGTTCGGCAGCATCGTGCCATTCTGGCTGCCTTGCTGGAAAGCAACGAGCATGCCGCACGGTCCGCTCTCTCGTACCACATCTTGAACAACCATCCAATTCTCAGTCAGATTGCCGAGCAAAGCTTGGCTCTGGAGGAGGAGTAA
- a CDS encoding DUF1559 domain-containing protein gives MSKKCKQGFTLVELLVVIAIIGVLIALLLPAVQQAREAARRMSCSNHVKQLGLALHNYHDTFGALPYGGRGQFNQSWFVSILPQIEQSAIYNQFKFDVTMSGYPGGVNGTLLNQLTPDYVWCPSSSAERVNRRTDVANRFSTASYIGIAGASTSATVASDPTGQGRCVAGSQGYACANGMMIPNKVSRFRDSIDGLTNTLIIGEQSAVGKNSSGARVDIRSSYEWGCWIGPGATVVPPETGGTYAWSGTPWSRNTTTVRYPVGTITEGAGNTRDGVNTSIYSEHPGGAMVLRGDASVTFAIETMELLTLRNLCIRDDGQVIGNDFR, from the coding sequence ATGAGTAAGAAGTGTAAGCAGGGCTTCACGCTAGTTGAACTGCTAGTCGTGATCGCAATTATCGGCGTCTTAATCGCCCTCTTGTTGCCAGCCGTACAGCAAGCCCGTGAGGCCGCGCGGCGAATGAGTTGCAGTAACCACGTAAAACAGCTTGGTTTGGCACTGCACAACTATCACGATACTTTCGGGGCGTTGCCTTACGGTGGACGTGGGCAGTTCAATCAATCGTGGTTCGTTTCGATTTTACCGCAGATCGAACAGTCGGCAATTTACAACCAGTTCAAGTTTGATGTCACGATGAGTGGCTACCCAGGCGGCGTCAACGGGACACTGTTGAATCAACTGACGCCTGATTATGTCTGGTGTCCATCGAGCTCGGCGGAACGCGTGAACCGCCGCACGGATGTTGCCAATCGTTTTTCAACGGCCTCGTATATCGGAATCGCAGGGGCATCGACCAGTGCTACGGTGGCCAGCGATCCTACTGGCCAAGGACGTTGCGTGGCAGGTTCTCAAGGTTATGCGTGTGCCAACGGCATGATGATTCCTAACAAGGTCTCGCGCTTTCGCGATAGTATTGATGGGCTGACCAACACGCTCATCATCGGAGAGCAATCCGCAGTCGGCAAGAATAGCAGCGGCGCTCGGGTCGATATTCGTAGCAGTTATGAATGGGGCTGTTGGATCGGTCCTGGTGCGACGGTGGTTCCGCCTGAGACGGGCGGGACTTATGCCTGGTCTGGCACGCCTTGGAGTCGCAATACGACGACCGTTCGTTATCCTGTTGGTACCATTACCGAAGGGGCTGGCAATACACGCGATGGGGTGAATACATCGATCTATTCAGAACACCCTGGTGGTGCCATGGTTCTTCGTGGTGACGCCAGCGTGACATTCGCAATCGAGACCATGGAACTGCTGACCTTGCGAAATCTATGCATTCGCGACGATGGCCAGGTCATCGGTAACGATTTTCGATAG
- a CDS encoding superoxide dismutase → MQAVLFVSPPDFTPGDFLMNFDRRKFLALAGTAGVMAASGSFTNIAFAAEATLPPLPYAFDALEPYIDAKTMEIHHDKHHQGYVNKLNAALAEHPELQEMPLEKLLANLDAVPESIRTAVRNNGGGHLNHSLFWQMMTPDGGKQDKGRVGDAINKTFGSFENFQKEFAAKAGGQFGSGWAWLVVGDNGKLEVISTPNQDTPVSQGKTPILGVDVWEHAYYLKYQNLRGGYVDAWWNVVNWDFVNELFAKANR, encoded by the coding sequence ATGCAGGCCGTTCTGTTCGTTTCCCCCCCGGATTTTACCCCTGGAGATTTCCTGATGAATTTTGATCGCCGAAAGTTCCTGGCATTGGCAGGTACGGCTGGAGTGATGGCGGCTTCCGGATCTTTTACGAATATTGCCTTTGCGGCTGAGGCCACCTTGCCGCCGCTGCCCTACGCGTTTGACGCGTTAGAGCCATACATTGATGCCAAGACAATGGAAATCCATCACGACAAGCATCATCAAGGGTATGTGAATAAGCTAAACGCGGCCCTGGCCGAGCACCCTGAATTACAGGAAATGCCCCTTGAGAAGCTACTGGCCAACCTCGATGCCGTTCCCGAATCGATTCGCACCGCAGTACGTAACAACGGAGGCGGGCATCTGAACCATTCGCTATTCTGGCAAATGATGACCCCGGATGGTGGCAAACAAGACAAGGGAAGAGTGGGGGACGCTATCAACAAGACCTTTGGGAGTTTTGAGAACTTCCAGAAGGAGTTTGCGGCGAAGGCCGGAGGTCAATTTGGGAGCGGATGGGCTTGGCTTGTCGTAGGTGATAATGGCAAGTTGGAAGTTATTTCAACCCCCAATCAAGATACGCCGGTCTCGCAAGGCAAGACGCCAATTCTCGGCGTCGACGTCTGGGAACATGCCTATTATCTCAAATATCAGAACCTGCGCGGCGGCTATGTGGATGCTTGGTGGAACGTTGTGAACTGGGATTTTGTGAATGAGTTGTTCGCAAAAGCCAATCGCTAG
- a CDS encoding DUF1553 domain-containing protein yields the protein MPDRIRISGRRMSLLQAVLAIALSAAVVDSGLLFAADGGVDYQQQIKPLLRARCYACHGSLKQEGGLRLDTAALLKMGGDSGEAIFPGEEAAASLLLERIATKDVSYRMPPEHEGEPFNTHEIDLIRKWIAGGAQSPEDEQPEADVSDHWSFQPIEKAPLPEVSNTQWVRNPIDRWIAAGHESQDLQPQPEAPRIVLVRRLYLDLIGVPPTAEQIAAAEADTSDDWYEKIVDRLLEDPRYGERWARHWMDVWRYSDWWGLGNQLRNSQKHMWHWRDWIVESLNEDQPYDEMVCLMLAADEIAPNDLDKLRATGFLARNYFIFNRDKWMDETVTHVGKGFLGLTLNCAKCHDHKFDPIPQTDYYRMRAFFEPYHIRMDMVPGTTSFAQDGIPRAFDGSPDDSTFLFIRGNEAQPDKSHPISPGVPEVAAFEEIEIQPVELPEEAWQPGLRSWVLENHRKDAQSQLATAQAQRDEAASQLNATQETPEPPAIIFDPIVETFTTLDRQRWQVRGEGWQHTAGKLQQNSNAPVRSEITLLEEVPRDFEVVLQFKIVGGTTYRSVGIDFDVPGPQSGEQDSYSFVYISGHSSAGKVQGAFSQDGSTHYPPEGRRSYSVELNQPYTLLLRVRDGLVNAVLNDKLVLAWRTPVERHPGAIRLMTYDAVAEITHFELTALDPASELTETSGKPTVTTRETFDRAVANLTVTETYLSSVEQRIAAIESRQKQEAAEKQEKLRIAAIRAEQHYAVALARREVLVAEQNATKAPQEKATEAEKQLASARKKLKEELAKLDSEVASDATFTLFQGAEWSATRFKHTGHDDPTLPFPATSTGRRTALAEWITDRRNPLTARVAVNHLWGRHFGTPLATSPFDLGRNSPTPTHAKLIDWLAAEFMEHGWSMKHLHRLIVTSATYRMSSSRLGAEKNIESDSDNLYLWHRQPLRMESQLVRDAILSLAGTLDSTMGGPSIPPGQQEDSHRRSLYFFHSNNERNLFLSTFDEAEVTECYRRDESIVPQQALAMTNSKLVLESAPLIAKQLSESAETEQAFLQTAFAVVLGIHPTSEEIEASHRALEELQELPESTTERARAQLIWILLNHNDFVTVR from the coding sequence ATGCCAGACCGAATTCGCATTTCAGGTCGACGTATGTCGCTACTGCAGGCAGTGTTGGCAATTGCGCTGAGTGCTGCGGTCGTTGATTCCGGTTTACTTTTTGCTGCCGACGGGGGCGTGGACTACCAGCAGCAAATCAAGCCGCTTCTGCGAGCGCGCTGTTACGCTTGTCATGGCTCGTTGAAACAAGAAGGTGGTTTGCGACTGGACACGGCGGCGCTGTTAAAAATGGGGGGAGATTCCGGCGAGGCTATTTTCCCCGGCGAAGAAGCCGCTGCCAGTCTCTTATTGGAACGGATTGCTACGAAGGATGTTTCGTACCGCATGCCCCCAGAGCACGAAGGGGAGCCATTCAACACGCACGAAATCGACCTCATTCGAAAATGGATCGCCGGTGGTGCCCAATCTCCAGAAGACGAACAGCCTGAGGCAGATGTATCCGACCATTGGTCGTTTCAACCGATAGAAAAAGCTCCGCTGCCAGAAGTAAGTAATACGCAGTGGGTGCGCAACCCAATCGACCGCTGGATTGCTGCCGGCCACGAAAGCCAAGACTTGCAGCCTCAGCCAGAAGCCCCACGCATTGTCCTTGTCCGCCGCTTGTATCTCGATTTGATCGGCGTTCCCCCAACCGCAGAGCAGATCGCAGCTGCCGAGGCGGATACCTCCGACGATTGGTACGAAAAGATTGTCGATCGCCTGCTAGAAGATCCTCGCTATGGAGAACGTTGGGCACGGCATTGGATGGATGTCTGGCGATACAGCGACTGGTGGGGATTAGGCAATCAGTTGCGAAATAGCCAAAAACATATGTGGCATTGGCGAGATTGGATTGTCGAGTCACTCAACGAAGATCAGCCGTACGATGAAATGGTCTGCTTGATGCTGGCCGCAGATGAAATTGCCCCGAACGATCTCGATAAACTACGAGCAACGGGGTTTCTTGCACGCAACTATTTCATTTTCAATCGCGATAAGTGGATGGATGAAACCGTCACCCATGTCGGTAAGGGGTTTCTTGGGCTGACGCTGAACTGTGCGAAGTGCCACGATCATAAGTTCGATCCGATTCCGCAAACAGACTATTACCGCATGCGGGCCTTCTTCGAGCCGTATCACATTCGGATGGACATGGTCCCAGGCACAACCAGTTTTGCCCAAGACGGAATTCCACGGGCATTCGATGGCAGTCCCGACGACTCCACGTTTTTGTTCATTCGTGGTAATGAAGCCCAGCCAGATAAGTCACACCCTATTTCGCCCGGCGTGCCAGAAGTCGCTGCTTTTGAGGAAATCGAGATTCAGCCCGTCGAGCTTCCCGAAGAGGCCTGGCAGCCGGGACTACGGAGTTGGGTGCTAGAGAATCATCGCAAGGACGCACAGAGCCAGTTGGCGACTGCTCAAGCTCAGCGAGACGAAGCCGCGAGTCAGTTGAACGCAACGCAGGAGACACCGGAACCGCCAGCGATTATTTTTGACCCCATCGTAGAGACGTTTACCACCCTCGATCGCCAACGCTGGCAAGTTCGTGGGGAAGGTTGGCAGCATACGGCAGGCAAGTTACAGCAGAATTCAAACGCGCCGGTTCGTTCCGAGATAACGCTCCTAGAAGAGGTGCCGCGTGACTTTGAAGTGGTTCTTCAGTTCAAGATTGTGGGAGGAACCACCTATCGTAGCGTCGGAATCGATTTCGATGTTCCCGGCCCGCAATCTGGCGAACAGGACTCGTATTCCTTCGTTTATATCAGCGGCCATTCTTCCGCTGGCAAGGTTCAAGGAGCCTTTTCACAAGATGGCAGTACGCACTACCCACCGGAAGGACGTCGCAGCTATTCGGTAGAACTGAATCAGCCGTATACACTGCTTTTGCGTGTGCGAGATGGTTTGGTCAACGCCGTGCTCAACGACAAGCTCGTTCTCGCTTGGCGTACGCCGGTAGAACGCCATCCGGGTGCGATTCGGCTGATGACCTACGACGCAGTGGCAGAGATCACCCATTTTGAGTTGACGGCACTTGATCCGGCCAGCGAGCTTACCGAAACATCGGGAAAACCGACCGTTACCACTCGCGAGACATTCGATCGCGCCGTCGCCAATTTGACTGTAACGGAGACATACCTAAGCTCGGTCGAGCAGCGGATTGCGGCAATCGAATCGCGACAAAAGCAGGAAGCTGCTGAGAAGCAGGAAAAGCTCCGCATCGCGGCAATTCGAGCCGAACAACATTACGCAGTTGCCTTAGCTCGCCGAGAGGTTCTTGTCGCGGAGCAAAATGCCACCAAAGCCCCTCAGGAAAAAGCCACTGAGGCCGAAAAGCAGCTGGCCTCCGCCAGAAAAAAGTTGAAAGAAGAACTAGCGAAGCTGGATAGTGAAGTCGCCTCGGATGCAACATTCACGTTGTTTCAAGGGGCGGAATGGTCCGCTACTCGGTTCAAACACACAGGGCATGATGATCCCACGCTTCCATTCCCAGCAACCAGCACCGGCAGGCGAACGGCTTTGGCTGAATGGATTACTGATCGACGCAACCCGCTGACTGCTCGCGTGGCGGTTAATCATCTTTGGGGGCGGCATTTCGGGACTCCCTTGGCAACTTCGCCGTTCGATCTTGGTCGCAATAGCCCGACTCCAACGCACGCAAAACTAATCGATTGGCTGGCTGCTGAGTTCATGGAACATGGTTGGAGCATGAAGCATCTGCACCGTCTGATCGTAACTTCAGCTACGTATCGCATGTCCTCCTCGCGACTCGGTGCCGAGAAAAACATCGAGAGCGACTCGGACAATCTCTATCTGTGGCATCGTCAGCCGCTGCGTATGGAATCGCAATTGGTACGAGACGCTATTTTGTCGCTAGCGGGTACGCTTGATTCGACAATGGGAGGCCCTTCGATTCCGCCTGGGCAGCAAGAGGATTCCCACCGTCGCAGTCTTTACTTTTTCCATTCGAATAACGAACGCAATCTGTTTCTCTCGACGTTTGACGAGGCAGAGGTAACCGAATGTTACCGCCGCGATGAAAGCATTGTTCCTCAGCAAGCTTTGGCAATGACTAATAGCAAGCTGGTCCTTGAATCGGCTCCCTTGATTGCTAAACAGCTCAGCGAATCGGCGGAAACCGAACAAGCGTTTCTTCAGACCGCGTTCGCTGTGGTTCTGGGGATTCATCCCACATCAGAAGAAATTGAAGCGAGCCACCGTGCGCTCGAGGAGTTGCAGGAGTTGCCAGAGAGTACAACCGAACGAGCCCGTGCTCAGTTGATCTGGATACTTCTTAATCACAACGACTTCGTTACGGTTCGCTAA
- a CDS encoding heavy metal translocating P-type ATPase, with amino-acid sequence MVNWWNRKSLGIAAFAILAILLHLLLRFGVQTTAATSDLPLLTTLVVGGLPLLVDLLRKLLQREFGSDLLGGISIITSVLLGEYLAGSIIVLMLSGGEALEAYALRSASSVLAALAKRMPSVAHRKRGSEIVDIDLHDVVVDDTLVIFPHDICPVDGVVIEGRGVMDESYLTGEPFQITKTSGSKVISGAINGESALTIRATKLAADSRYAKIMEVMRESEAKRPNLQRLGDRLGAIYTPVALAIAFLAWAISGESIRFLSVLVIATPCPLLIGIPVAIIGSISLCARRAIIVKSPIVLEQIAACRTAIFDKTGTLTYGEPSLTEKLIAPGHDPHEVLTLVASLERYSKHPLAIAVLSAASKAGIVLPEATEVSEQPGQGLRGNVAGHSLQITSRNKLASQKISGLDQLPPIAGGLECVVAIDNRFAAAFRFRDAPRSDSRSFVKHLAPQHQFNRIMILSGDREAEVRYLADQVGITEIYAEQSPEEKLAIVRKETAEAKTLYVGDGINDAPAMMAATVGMAIGQNSDVTAEAAGVVVMDNSLTKVDEFMHISRRMRTIALQSAVGGMALSLLGMGFAASGYLTPVAGAILQEVIDVAAVLNALRAAFPPKVIHDL; translated from the coding sequence ATGGTCAACTGGTGGAACCGAAAGTCGCTCGGCATCGCGGCCTTTGCCATTTTAGCAATTCTTCTACACCTGCTGCTGCGATTTGGTGTTCAGACCACCGCCGCAACAAGCGATTTGCCGCTGCTGACCACGCTGGTTGTTGGTGGTTTGCCTCTACTTGTAGACTTGTTACGAAAGCTGCTCCAGCGAGAATTTGGCTCGGACTTGCTGGGGGGGATTTCTATCATCACCTCGGTATTACTGGGGGAGTATCTTGCTGGATCGATTATCGTGTTGATGCTCTCTGGAGGCGAAGCATTGGAAGCGTATGCGCTTCGCAGTGCATCTTCGGTACTGGCGGCGCTGGCCAAGCGTATGCCGTCGGTTGCTCATAGAAAACGTGGTTCCGAGATTGTCGATATCGATTTGCACGACGTGGTTGTCGACGACACGTTGGTTATCTTTCCGCACGACATCTGCCCTGTAGATGGTGTCGTGATTGAAGGTCGCGGAGTTATGGATGAATCCTACTTGACCGGCGAGCCTTTTCAGATCACCAAGACATCGGGCTCAAAAGTAATCTCGGGCGCCATCAACGGTGAATCGGCTTTGACTATTCGCGCAACCAAGCTTGCTGCCGATTCGCGTTATGCCAAAATCATGGAAGTGATGCGTGAATCCGAAGCGAAACGCCCGAACTTACAGCGTTTGGGCGATCGGCTAGGTGCAATCTACACGCCGGTGGCGTTGGCAATTGCTTTTCTGGCCTGGGCGATCAGTGGCGAGTCGATTCGTTTTCTATCGGTGTTGGTGATCGCGACGCCTTGTCCACTATTGATCGGAATTCCGGTTGCCATCATTGGTTCGATATCGCTTTGTGCACGCCGCGCGATCATTGTCAAAAGCCCTATCGTGCTAGAACAGATTGCCGCATGCCGCACAGCGATTTTCGATAAGACTGGGACGTTGACTTATGGTGAACCGTCGCTTACTGAAAAGTTGATCGCTCCCGGCCACGACCCACATGAGGTTTTGACGCTTGTCGCTAGTTTAGAGCGTTACTCGAAACACCCCTTAGCGATCGCTGTTCTTTCGGCCGCTAGTAAAGCGGGAATCGTGTTACCCGAAGCAACTGAAGTTAGTGAGCAGCCAGGACAAGGCTTGAGGGGGAACGTTGCTGGGCATTCGTTACAAATTACCAGCCGCAACAAGCTCGCTTCGCAGAAGATCTCCGGACTCGATCAACTTCCGCCAATCGCTGGAGGTCTAGAGTGTGTGGTCGCAATCGACAACCGTTTCGCCGCCGCGTTTCGATTCCGTGATGCGCCGCGATCGGATAGCCGTTCGTTCGTAAAGCATCTCGCTCCTCAGCATCAGTTTAATCGCATCATGATTCTATCAGGGGATCGCGAAGCGGAAGTTCGCTACTTGGCCGATCAAGTGGGTATCACAGAGATCTATGCGGAACAGAGTCCCGAAGAGAAACTGGCCATTGTCCGTAAGGAAACAGCTGAGGCGAAGACGTTGTATGTGGGGGATGGGATCAATGACGCACCTGCGATGATGGCCGCGACGGTCGGAATGGCGATCGGACAAAATAGTGACGTGACTGCAGAAGCAGCCGGCGTTGTCGTGATGGACAATTCCCTTACCAAAGTCGACGAGTTCATGCACATCAGCCGTCGCATGCGAACGATTGCCCTTCAGAGTGCCGTCGGTGGTATGGCACTCAGTTTGCTTGGAATGGGTTTCGCTGCATCGGGATACCTAACGCCAGTTGCCGGTGCCATCCTGCAAGAGGTCATCGATGTCGCCGCAGTACTGAACGCCTTGCGAGCCGCTTTCCCTCCCAAGGTAATCCATGACCTTTAA
- a CDS encoding DUF1501 domain-containing protein codes for MSTPFQRPLSRRSFLSDTCLGFSGLALGAMLRQEGVARAGWSPPTGKPHRPPKAKSVIWLFMNGGVSQMESFDPKPMLSKYGGKTIAETPFADTQDPKKLAIERLVAPDGNGMQRNTLYPLQVGFKKHGQSGIEVSDWFPHIASQVDKLAVIRSMWTTDSNHGAQAQFHTGRHLNDGAFPTLGAWVHYGLGSLNENLPQFISIGKREYWNKRDGQYLGPAHDAVPLRIDPQNPLDFSQPEIEIPAGAKGIGKELLGKLNSLREAEYPHDPAMEARIASYELAFRMQTSIPDIVDLAQETPETLSLYGIDQPHCKEFGTQLLAARRMVEKGVRFIQIQHGGGGAGAWDAHSGLKSNHEKLSSAVDQPIGALLQDLDRRGLLDETLVVFCTEFGRTPGTQGADGRDHHIFGFTVWMAGGGIKGGITHGATDEIGFHAVEDRHYVTDVHATILHQLGLDSRELELPGRKRTEIDHGHPIFEIMA; via the coding sequence ATGAGTACGCCATTTCAACGACCATTGTCGCGTCGCTCGTTTCTAAGTGATACATGCCTCGGCTTTTCTGGCTTGGCATTAGGGGCAATGCTCCGCCAGGAGGGAGTCGCGCGAGCTGGTTGGTCGCCACCGACCGGGAAACCACATCGACCTCCAAAAGCGAAAAGTGTCATCTGGCTGTTCATGAACGGTGGCGTCAGCCAGATGGAGAGTTTCGATCCGAAGCCAATGCTGTCCAAGTATGGCGGCAAAACAATCGCGGAAACTCCGTTCGCTGATACCCAAGATCCGAAGAAGCTGGCCATTGAAAGACTGGTCGCCCCCGATGGGAACGGCATGCAGCGCAATACGCTGTATCCACTGCAAGTTGGCTTTAAGAAGCATGGACAGAGCGGAATCGAAGTTAGCGACTGGTTCCCGCATATCGCCAGCCAAGTCGATAAACTAGCCGTTATCCGCTCGATGTGGACAACCGACAGTAATCACGGAGCTCAGGCTCAGTTTCACACCGGTCGGCATTTGAACGATGGAGCTTTTCCCACGTTAGGTGCCTGGGTGCATTATGGGCTCGGGTCCTTAAATGAAAACCTGCCGCAGTTCATTTCTATCGGCAAACGCGAATATTGGAACAAGCGAGACGGCCAATATCTTGGCCCAGCACACGATGCCGTGCCGCTGCGAATCGATCCTCAGAATCCCCTTGATTTCAGTCAGCCAGAGATCGAGATTCCGGCTGGTGCGAAAGGAATCGGTAAAGAACTGCTCGGCAAGTTAAACTCTTTACGCGAAGCAGAGTATCCTCACGATCCTGCCATGGAAGCCAGAATTGCTTCGTACGAACTTGCCTTCAGAATGCAGACTTCGATTCCCGATATTGTCGATCTCGCACAAGAAACGCCTGAGACGCTTTCGCTTTACGGAATTGATCAACCCCATTGCAAAGAGTTTGGCACACAACTGTTAGCAGCTCGCCGCATGGTGGAGAAGGGGGTTCGCTTTATCCAGATTCAGCACGGTGGCGGCGGAGCTGGTGCGTGGGATGCCCACAGCGGTTTGAAATCAAATCACGAAAAGCTTTCTAGCGCGGTTGATCAACCGATCGGCGCGTTGCTGCAAGATCTTGACCGGCGAGGTTTGCTCGATGAAACCCTCGTTGTTTTTTGCACCGAATTTGGACGGACCCCAGGCACGCAAGGTGCTGACGGTCGTGATCACCATATTTTCGGCTTTACCGTTTGGATGGCCGGAGGTGGAATCAAGGGAGGAATCACACATGGTGCCACCGACGAGATCGGCTTTCATGCGGTGGAAGACCGTCACTACGTTACCGATGTCCATGCAACCATTTTACATCAACTCGGGCTCGATTCCCGAGAACTAGAACTCCCTGGTCGCAAACGAACTGAAATCGACCACGGACATCCTATTTTCGAGATCATGGCCTAA
- a CDS encoding SMP-30/gluconolactonase/LRE family protein, with product MSRFSIARWLGCVTILLVLRSVAMAEEPKTAASRPVLLFTVPEYCEGIVFDHAGNGYISHGAEITRFTPDGKRSLWATTGAPNGHKILADGTHLVCDKSQHAVLRLSANGKPLTPAATDCDGKPLRGPNDLTLDTPHGGFYFTDPEESDLENRIGTVHYVDHNGKTSLIDHGLAYPNGIVLSPDGKRLWVGESMTNRVLVYEVEGPGKVKNRKIFAQLPLKNDQLGQINNLPDGMCLDDQGNLYVAHYGMQRVQVLDPSGKWIKQLDGGNLTTSNVAFGGPKMNRLFVTGGLATGQGGLFRLDLEGTKGLTITPQISLHSEK from the coding sequence ATGAGTCGGTTTTCTATTGCCCGGTGGTTGGGGTGTGTGACGATTTTGCTGGTGCTCCGAAGTGTCGCCATGGCGGAGGAACCTAAGACTGCGGCCTCGCGTCCGGTTCTGCTGTTTACGGTGCCGGAATATTGCGAGGGAATCGTTTTCGACCATGCTGGCAATGGTTACATCTCGCACGGCGCAGAGATCACTCGTTTCACCCCGGACGGTAAGCGAAGCTTGTGGGCAACCACCGGAGCGCCGAATGGGCATAAGATCCTGGCCGACGGAACTCATCTCGTCTGTGACAAGAGTCAACACGCCGTGTTACGTCTATCCGCCAACGGCAAGCCCCTGACTCCAGCAGCAACCGACTGCGATGGCAAGCCGTTGCGTGGACCTAACGACCTGACTTTGGATACTCCGCACGGAGGTTTTTATTTTACTGATCCAGAAGAAAGCGATTTGGAAAACCGAATCGGTACCGTTCATTATGTTGATCACAACGGGAAGACCAGCTTAATCGATCATGGCCTGGCCTATCCGAATGGAATTGTCCTGAGCCCCGATGGCAAACGTTTATGGGTGGGCGAAAGCATGACCAATCGTGTGCTTGTGTACGAAGTGGAAGGGCCAGGCAAGGTGAAGAACCGTAAGATCTTTGCCCAGTTGCCGCTTAAAAATGACCAGCTAGGACAAATCAACAACCTGCCAGACGGTATGTGTCTCGATGACCAGGGCAACCTGTACGTTGCCCATTACGGCATGCAACGCGTGCAAGTTCTCGATCCGTCCGGCAAATGGATCAAGCAACTTGACGGCGGCAACCTAACGACGAGCAACGTCGCGTTCGGCGGCCCCAAAATGAACCGGTTGTTCGTCACTGGCGGCTTAGCGACTGGCCAAGGGGGACTATTTCGTCTCGACTTAGAGGGGACTAAGGGCCTAACGATAACCCCACAAATCTCTCTGCACTCTGAGAAGTGA